One stretch of Carassius gibelio isolate Cgi1373 ecotype wild population from Czech Republic chromosome B1, carGib1.2-hapl.c, whole genome shotgun sequence DNA includes these proteins:
- the LOC127948539 gene encoding transmembrane protein 192 translates to MFSNNTNVDFTQSTDDDPLIDGPLVSQDALESVIKREFQKLPTHWAVSVISFLHVVYVVICIVITVFCWISDEHTPECTAALQGIDSKTVILLGKFALWVMVFIYDRFVQHHHSAVRRRGYLDFYRLTREIKNLPLLIHSAGNALTLIVIASSSLLDANVKNLSVYLLLAIICLELLLSVICLLKYAVHVVKFNSKKPHPDVTEEERSHGCSTEGHTETGFRDGSSLEDVVEKQADLIDYLKQHNSVLSRRILTLTAQQIRG, encoded by the exons ATGTTTTCC AATAACACAAATGTAGATTTTACACAAAGCACTGACGATGACCCTCTTATTGATGGACCACTGGTTTCCCAAGATGCACTTGAGTCAGTGATCAAGAGAGAGTTTCAGAAATTACCCACACATTGGGCAGTGAGTGTCATCTCCTTTTTACAT GTGGTTTATGTGGTTATATGCATTGTAATCACAGTATTTTGCTGGATATCTGATGAGCACACTCCTGAGTGCACTGCAGCATTGCAGGGCATCGACTCCAAGACTGTGATCTTACTGGGAAAATTTGCGCTCTGGGTGATGGTTTTCATATATGATAGATTTGTCCAGCATCACCATAGCGCAGTGAGACGGAGAGGTTATCTGGACTTCTACAGACTGACCCGTGAAATAAAAAACCTTCCTCTACTCATTCACTCTGCAG GTAATGCATTGACCCTGATTGTAATTGCTTCGTCGTCTCTGCTGGATGCAAATGTGAAGAATCTTTCTGTTTATCTTCTGTTGGCCATCATCTGTTTGGAGCTACTGCTGTCGGTTATATGCTTGCTTAAATACGCAG TACACGTGGTGAAGTTTAATAGCAAGAAACCACATCCTGATGTGACTGAAGAAGAACGCTCTCATGGCTGCTCCACCGAAGGACATACAGAGACAGGCTTCAG GGACGGCTCCAGTCTGGAGGATGTGGTGGAAAAGCAGGCGGACCTGATTGATTATCTGAAACAGCACAACAGTGTTCTGAGCCGGAGGATCCTCACGCTGACCGCTCAGCAGATCAGAGGCTGA
- the apela gene encoding apelin receptor early endogenous ligand, with protein sequence MRFFHPLYLLLLLLTFLLIASAGKQDFLNLRRKYRRHNCPKKRCLPLHSRVPFP encoded by the exons ATGAGATTCTTCCATCCACTctatctgctgctgctgctgctcacaTTCCTGCTCATCGCCAGCGCCGGAAAACAAG ATTTTCTCAACCTGAGGCGGAAATATCGCAGACACAATTGTCCAAAGAAACGCTGTCTGCCTTTACACTCCAGAGTGCCATTCCCTTGA